In the Mastomys coucha isolate ucsf_1 unplaced genomic scaffold, UCSF_Mcou_1 pScaffold18, whole genome shotgun sequence genome, one interval contains:
- the LOC116095679 gene encoding uncharacterized protein C1orf127-like, whose protein sequence is MARDGHRLLFLSPFLSLQQELAAAFMQITRPAGGSWVSMASPSSRAMQEHQDPQTPQEEADLSPHPQTPATFSSEHTEVSQAGPGPSHSVFLAPNSLSVHLSSEILSSPWPPGPSDGPQMLPSSEPSVPLTEAPRARRAGQDSVQSSGSPFPPGDLSKETVNSTESVEPTPREPAHIREAFLPLTRPFMSSQAEEGLIFHHNPKRPQERAKIKAEELLQNDHDPSGEETRRYLDLSTSESSQEMTGLGLNFLLRTDATFTTSRRRQPDVGAHLETSSPEPTGRPRVSPAALQTTYPKGLLASTPEEPAAPPGGGTARAL, encoded by the coding sequence ATGGCCAGGGACGGCCATAGGCTTTTATTTCTGagtccttttctctctttgcagCAGGAACTGGCAGCGGCATTTATGCAAATAACCCGACCTGCAGGAGGAAGCTGGGTGTCAATGGCTTCCCCCTCCTCCAGGGCAATGCAGGAGCACCAGGATCCTCAGACCCCTCAGGAGGAAGCAGACCTAAGTCCACATCCCCAGACTCCAGCTACATTCTCCTCAGAACACACTGAAGtctcccaggctggccctggCCCCTCACATTCAGTTTTCCTGGCTCCCAATTCCCTGAGCGTACATTTGTCTTCAGAAATCCTCTCCTCTCCGTGGCCTCCTGGGCCATCTGATGGGCCCCAAATGCTCCCGAGTTCTGAACCATCTGTTCCGCTAACGGAAGCTCCAAGAGCTAGGAGAGCCGGGCAGGACTCTGTTCAGTCATCAGGAAGTCCCTTCCCACCAGGAGATTTGTCAAAGGAGACTGTGAATTCAACAGAGTCTGTGGAGCCCACCCCGAGGGAGCCAGCCCACATCCGTGAGGCATTTCTGCCATTGACAAGGCCCTTCATGAGCAGCCAGGCTGAAGAGGGGTTGATTTTCCACCATAACCCCAAGAGACCTCAGGAGAGAGCCAAAATCAAGGCTGAGGAACTTCTGCAGAATGACCATGATCCCTCTGGGGAGGAGACCAGACGATACCTGGACCTGTCCACGTCAGAATCAAGTCAGGAAATGACAGGGCTGGGACTCAACTTCTTGCTGAGGACGGACGCCACATTCACTACCTCAAGAAGGAGGCAGCCAGATGTGGGGGCCCATCTGGAGACCTCAAGTCCGGAGCCCACTGGGAGGCCCAGGGTGAGCCCAGCAGCTCTCCAGACAACATACCCCAAGGGCCTTCTGGCTTCTACTCCTGAGGAGCCTGCAGCCCCTCCTGGAGGAGGTACAGCTAGAGCCCTATAG